The proteins below are encoded in one region of Bifidobacterium catenulatum DSM 16992 = JCM 1194 = LMG 11043:
- a CDS encoding HAD hydrolase family protein — MVVADLDGTLLHDGETFEERFLTQYSVDVINRMHDNGIVFAVETARPVSTGFSFVEKLPVDAVAYLNGALIDFNPASSNYEMLTSPTLPEDGHLKKIGFSSKRACEVCKNLLAELPGMEVGIVMDDVRYTNFDVSKYWKTQTWRYTDFDDVPEGIADKLIIFPNDEQWNQVGSLVPSDFDVHISEGSLWMLMNPHANKEHALDLLAEHFETPMSKTVSFGDDLVDIAMLCKSGRGVAVANANPDVLNIADEICPSNNDDGVAQWIEDNLL; from the coding sequence ATGGTCGTCGCAGATTTGGATGGCACGCTGCTGCATGACGGCGAAACGTTCGAGGAACGTTTCCTGACGCAATATTCCGTCGACGTGATCAATCGCATGCACGACAATGGCATCGTTTTCGCCGTGGAAACGGCACGTCCCGTCAGCACCGGCTTTTCATTCGTGGAAAAACTGCCTGTCGACGCCGTCGCTTATCTCAACGGTGCGTTGATAGATTTCAATCCGGCATCATCGAATTATGAAATGCTTACTTCGCCGACGCTGCCGGAAGACGGCCATCTCAAGAAAATTGGTTTTTCATCGAAACGTGCCTGCGAAGTCTGCAAAAATCTATTAGCTGAGCTACCTGGCATGGAAGTCGGCATCGTCATGGATGACGTGCGGTACACCAATTTCGATGTCTCCAAATACTGGAAGACGCAGACTTGGCGATACACTGACTTCGACGATGTTCCTGAAGGTATCGCCGATAAGCTCATTATCTTCCCCAACGATGAGCAGTGGAATCAGGTCGGTTCTCTTGTGCCCAGCGACTTTGACGTTCACATCTCTGAGGGATCGCTGTGGATGTTGATGAATCCTCACGCCAACAAGGAACATGCATTGGATCTGCTGGCAGAACATTTTGAAACGCCAATGAGCAAAACCGTCTCATTCGGTGATGATTTGGTCGACATTGCCATGCTATGTAAATCCGGAAGGGGAGTGGCGGTGGCGAACGCTAACCCGGATGTGTTGAACATCGCAGATGAAATCTGCCCATCCAACAATGATGACGGTGTGGCACAGTGGATTGAAGATAATCTGCTGTGA
- a CDS encoding aminotransferase class I/II-fold pyridoxal phosphate-dependent enzyme, whose product MTESFSSRLNVAMAFRNVKQIDFVHAAEKFNIKLGKSHMSQYVSGKTVPRADIAHFLAAFLQVNEDWLMGKDVPMEQNAVILPAIESDETQPDSNSASAQSTEGKTMRTFTKSHKLDNVLYDVRGPVADEAARMEAAGTHILKLNIGNPAPFGFRTPDEVVYDMAQQLPETEGYSPSKGLFSARKAIMQYAQLKNIPNVSIDDIFTGNGVSELINLSLSALLDNGDEVLVPSPDYPLWTACVNLAGGTAVHYICDEESEWYPDIDDIRSKITDKTKAIVIINPNNPTGALYPKELLQQIVDIAREHQLIIFSDEIYDRLVMDGLEHISIASLAPDLFCVTFSGLSKSHMIAGYRIGWMILSGNKRIAKDYIEGLNMLANMRMCSNVPAQSVVQTALGGHQSVKDYIKPGGRVYEQRELVYQMLNEIPGVTAVKPKAAFYIFPKLDVKKFNIHSDEQFALDLLHDKHILISHGGAFNWQNPDHFRVVYLPRITMLKETISEIADFLSTYHQA is encoded by the coding sequence ATGACGGAATCATTCTCCAGCCGGTTGAACGTTGCGATGGCGTTCCGCAATGTCAAACAAATTGACTTTGTGCATGCGGCTGAGAAGTTCAATATCAAACTTGGCAAAAGTCATATGAGTCAGTACGTGAGCGGTAAAACCGTGCCACGTGCCGATATCGCCCATTTCCTTGCGGCTTTTCTGCAGGTCAATGAGGACTGGCTGATGGGAAAGGACGTTCCCATGGAGCAGAACGCCGTCATCTTGCCTGCAATCGAGTCTGATGAAACCCAACCTGATAGCAATTCTGCATCAGCGCAATCAACAGAAGGAAAGACCATGCGCACCTTTACGAAATCCCATAAGCTCGACAATGTGCTCTACGACGTTCGTGGCCCGGTGGCAGACGAGGCAGCACGCATGGAAGCAGCGGGAACGCATATTCTGAAACTCAATATCGGCAATCCTGCGCCATTCGGATTCCGGACTCCGGATGAAGTTGTGTATGATATGGCGCAGCAGCTCCCTGAGACCGAAGGATATTCACCGTCCAAGGGTCTGTTCTCGGCACGCAAGGCCATCATGCAGTATGCACAGCTCAAGAATATTCCGAACGTCTCCATCGACGATATCTTTACTGGCAATGGCGTCAGCGAGCTCATCAATCTGTCGCTGTCCGCATTGCTGGACAACGGCGACGAAGTGCTGGTGCCTTCGCCGGACTATCCTCTGTGGACAGCCTGTGTGAATTTGGCTGGCGGCACCGCCGTGCATTATATCTGTGATGAGGAATCCGAATGGTATCCCGATATCGACGATATTCGCTCTAAAATCACGGATAAGACCAAAGCAATTGTCATCATCAATCCAAATAATCCGACCGGAGCGCTTTATCCGAAAGAACTGTTGCAGCAGATTGTCGATATTGCCCGGGAACATCAGCTCATTATTTTCTCCGATGAGATTTATGATCGCCTAGTCATGGATGGGTTGGAGCATATTTCCATCGCATCGCTGGCTCCGGACCTGTTCTGCGTGACGTTCTCCGGTCTGTCGAAGTCGCATATGATTGCCGGATACCGCATTGGATGGATGATACTTTCCGGCAACAAGCGTATTGCAAAGGATTACATCGAGGGCTTGAACATGCTGGCGAACATGCGTATGTGCTCGAATGTCCCCGCTCAGTCGGTGGTGCAGACCGCTTTGGGTGGGCATCAGAGCGTCAAGGATTACATCAAGCCAGGTGGCCGCGTGTACGAGCAGCGCGAACTGGTCTATCAGATGCTCAATGAAATTCCCGGCGTTACCGCAGTTAAGCCGAAAGCGGCGTTTTATATCTTCCCGAAGCTGGACGTCAAAAAGTTCAATATCCACTCCGATGAGCAGTTCGCGTTGGATCTGCTGCATGACAAGCATATTCTGATTAGTCATGGCGGTGCGTTCAACTGGCAGAATCCAGATCATTTCAGGGTGGTATATCTGCCGCGTATCACGATGCTGAAGGAAACCATAAGTGAGATTGCTGA
- the secG gene encoding preprotein translocase subunit SecG: protein MAIVKLVLQIILVIFSLLLTLLILMHKGKGGGLSDMFGGGLTQNAGSSGVAEKNLNRWTVIIALLWVAIIIALGLMTKFSLI from the coding sequence ATGGCCATCGTTAAGCTTGTGCTGCAGATTATTCTCGTTATTTTCAGCCTCTTGCTCACCCTGCTGATTCTGATGCACAAGGGTAAGGGAGGCGGCCTATCCGATATGTTCGGCGGCGGCCTCACCCAGAACGCGGGTTCCTCTGGCGTCGCCGAAAAGAACCTGAACCGTTGGACCGTCATCATCGCACTGCTATGGGTGGCTATTATCATCGCCCTCGGTTTGATGACGAAGTTCAGCCTCATCTGA
- the tpiA gene encoding triose-phosphate isomerase — translation MVSQRIPLVAGNWKMNFDHLEATYFVQQLAWKLRDIHFDYRHCEIALMPSFTSLRSVQVLVESDNLKIRYGAQAVSVTSQGAFTGDVSADMIAHLGCSYVIVGHSERRKYHPEDDANIVDQVRAVLAAGMQPILCVGESYEERRKGIELDFAVGQVHDVTRDLSDEEASRLIVAYEPVWAIGTGMVATPQSAQDAAKAIRDDLSATFGSHVGEAVRILYGGSVSSKNAVELIGEPDVDGFLIGGAALHVDELTRICQLTIEATL, via the coding sequence ATGGTATCACAACGAATCCCACTGGTCGCCGGCAATTGGAAGATGAACTTCGACCATCTTGAAGCCACCTATTTCGTTCAGCAGCTTGCATGGAAGCTCCGTGACATTCATTTCGACTACCGTCATTGCGAAATCGCGTTGATGCCCTCCTTCACCTCATTACGTAGCGTTCAGGTGTTGGTCGAATCCGACAATTTGAAGATTCGCTATGGCGCACAGGCTGTTTCCGTAACGTCGCAGGGTGCGTTCACTGGCGATGTATCCGCAGATATGATCGCCCATCTCGGCTGCTCATATGTGATTGTCGGCCATTCTGAACGCCGCAAATACCATCCGGAAGACGATGCGAACATCGTGGACCAGGTGCGTGCGGTTTTGGCTGCAGGCATGCAGCCGATTCTTTGTGTCGGTGAAAGCTATGAGGAACGACGCAAGGGCATCGAACTCGATTTCGCCGTGGGACAGGTGCACGACGTCACGCGCGATCTTTCCGACGAGGAAGCGTCACGTCTGATTGTGGCATATGAGCCGGTGTGGGCCATCGGCACCGGAATGGTAGCGACTCCGCAATCCGCGCAGGATGCTGCCAAAGCAATTCGAGACGATTTGTCCGCAACTTTTGGCTCGCATGTAGGTGAGGCCGTGCGTATTCTGTATGGAGGCTCCGTTTCTTCGAAAAACGCCGTGGAACTGATCGGCGAGCCTGATGTGGACGGATTCCTCATCGGCGGTGCCGCGCTGCATGTGGATGAGCTCACCAGAATCTGCCAGCTCACCATAGAAGCGACTTTGTGA
- the whiA gene encoding DNA-binding protein WhiA: MALLDDVKSELSAIDNELPIAKKAQATAMIRFGNGLHSVDHHILVQVQLDSQDAATWLQDTIKNLYGHEATLTPVSRQTPTGTVQRYVIRVPKGSAALVLQTGLYSRYTKNMVLGLPSDIINGKIAQIKAAWRGAFLANGRLSDPGKASYLEIVCPNHEAALALVSTARRLGITAKPRKLRSSERVTLRDPDAIERMLILMGAPRSAREWTGKRSDGEARGKANRLANFDDANMRRSAKAAAEACDKVRQAFEILGDDVPDNLKSAGQLRLDHTDASLEQLGRLADPPITKDAIAGRIRRLLQLAEKTEKARRQSV, from the coding sequence TTGGCTCTTCTGGATGACGTCAAAAGCGAGCTGTCCGCAATCGACAATGAATTGCCAATCGCCAAAAAGGCGCAGGCTACGGCAATGATTCGGTTCGGCAATGGTTTGCACTCGGTGGATCACCACATTCTTGTGCAGGTGCAGCTCGACTCCCAAGATGCGGCCACTTGGCTGCAAGACACCATCAAGAACCTGTATGGTCACGAAGCCACGCTCACTCCTGTCTCTAGGCAGACGCCGACCGGTACGGTGCAGCGTTATGTGATTCGCGTGCCGAAGGGCAGCGCGGCACTTGTGTTGCAGACCGGTCTATACAGCCGCTACACGAAGAACATGGTGCTTGGTCTGCCGAGCGATATCATCAACGGCAAGATCGCGCAGATCAAAGCCGCATGGCGTGGTGCGTTCCTTGCGAACGGCCGTCTGTCAGACCCGGGCAAGGCAAGCTATCTCGAGATCGTATGCCCGAACCATGAGGCCGCTCTGGCACTGGTTTCCACCGCACGCCGCTTGGGCATCACCGCCAAGCCACGTAAGCTGCGTAGCTCCGAGCGCGTGACCCTGCGCGACCCTGATGCCATCGAACGCATGCTCATCCTTATGGGCGCCCCGCGTTCAGCACGCGAATGGACTGGAAAGCGTTCCGACGGCGAAGCACGAGGTAAAGCGAACCGCTTGGCCAACTTCGATGACGCCAACATGCGCCGCAGCGCCAAGGCGGCCGCGGAAGCATGCGATAAGGTACGTCAGGCATTTGAAATCCTCGGCGACGATGTTCCCGATAACCTCAAGTCCGCGGGCCAGCTCCGTCTCGATCATACGGATGCGTCGCTGGAACAGCTGGGACGTTTAGCTGATCCTCCGATTACCAAGGATGCTATCGCCGGTCGTATTCGTCGACTGCTGCAGCTCGCCGAAAAAACCGAGAAGGCGCGCCGACAGTCGGTCTGA
- a CDS encoding phosphoglycerate kinase, translating to MKTLKDLGDLKGKRVLVRADFNVPLDGTTITDDGRIKAALPTIKALREEGAKVILMAHLGRPKGKVVPELSLAPVAARLGELLGIEVPLAEDTYGEDAQAKVAAMNDGDVVLLQNVRYNPEETSKDPEERSAYAKKIAALGEAFVSDGFGVVHRAQGSNYDVAADLPAAAGLLVEKEVKALSRATVEPERPLTVVLGGSKVSDKLGVIENLLDKADRLVIGGGMVYTFLKAKGLEVGTSLLEEDQVETVKGYIERAEQNGVELVLPTDIVVNPVFPKSDEDIAPEVVAADAIPADKMGLDIGPDSQKLFHDKIVDSKTVVWNGPMGVFEVPAFAAGTEAVAQGLVDATAAGAFTIVGGGDSASAVRNLGFPEDGFSHISTGGGASLEFLEGKELPGLKVLD from the coding sequence ATGAAGACACTCAAGGATCTTGGAGATCTCAAGGGCAAGCGCGTTCTCGTTCGCGCTGATTTCAACGTTCCGCTGGACGGCACCACGATTACCGATGACGGTCGTATCAAGGCCGCCCTGCCGACCATCAAAGCCCTGCGCGAAGAAGGCGCAAAGGTCATTCTGATGGCCCACCTCGGCCGCCCGAAGGGCAAGGTCGTTCCGGAACTGTCCCTCGCTCCGGTCGCCGCTCGTCTTGGCGAACTGCTCGGCATTGAGGTTCCGCTGGCCGAAGACACCTACGGCGAAGATGCTCAGGCCAAGGTCGCCGCAATGAACGATGGCGATGTCGTGCTGCTGCAGAACGTGCGCTATAACCCGGAAGAAACCAGCAAGGATCCGGAGGAGCGTTCCGCTTACGCCAAGAAGATCGCAGCCCTCGGTGAAGCGTTCGTGTCCGACGGTTTCGGCGTCGTGCACCGTGCGCAGGGCTCCAACTACGACGTTGCAGCTGATCTGCCGGCAGCCGCCGGCCTGCTGGTCGAGAAGGAAGTCAAGGCTCTGTCCCGCGCCACCGTTGAGCCGGAGCGCCCGCTGACCGTCGTGCTTGGCGGTTCCAAGGTTTCCGACAAACTCGGCGTGATCGAGAATCTGCTTGACAAGGCTGACCGTCTGGTCATCGGCGGCGGCATGGTCTACACCTTCCTCAAGGCCAAGGGCCTCGAGGTCGGCACCTCCCTGCTGGAAGAGGATCAGGTCGAAACCGTCAAAGGCTACATCGAGCGTGCCGAACAGAACGGCGTCGAGCTCGTGCTGCCGACCGATATCGTGGTGAACCCGGTCTTCCCGAAGTCCGACGAGGACATCGCTCCGGAAGTCGTGGCAGCTGATGCCATTCCTGCTGACAAGATGGGTCTGGACATCGGTCCGGATTCCCAGAAGCTCTTCCACGACAAGATCGTGGATTCCAAGACCGTCGTGTGGAACGGCCCGATGGGCGTGTTCGAGGTTCCGGCATTCGCAGCCGGCACCGAAGCCGTGGCCCAGGGCTTGGTCGACGCCACCGCGGCTGGCGCGTTCACCATCGTCGGTGGCGGTGACTCCGCTTCCGCAGTGCGCAACCTCGGCTTCCCGGAGGATGGCTTCTCGCACATCTCCACCGGTGGCGGCGCTTCCCTCGAGTTCCTCGAGGGCAAGGAACTGCCGGGCCTGAAGGTGCTCGACTGA
- the rapZ gene encoding RNase adapter RapZ: protein MAQEDINAQANGTHASAPSPAEGFEVLLITGMSGAGRSHAANSIEDMGWYVVDNMPPKLLVPLVDMMTTGANIHKLAAVVDVRSRDYFDDLSAVLSHLDDLGVKTRILFLDASNEVLIKRYESVRRPHPLQQGNRLIDGILEERDLLENLKERADIVIDTSSLSIHQLSTKLYEAMLGSGPTTVSVHIFSFGFKYGIPIDADFVADVRFLPNPFWVPELRSLTGRDKAVSDYVLSSEGAADFLDAYEKAIAIAIEGYAQEDKHYVTIAIGCTGGQHRSVAMSEALAKRLRARGLSVSVSARELDKR from the coding sequence ATGGCACAGGAAGATATCAATGCGCAAGCGAATGGCACGCATGCCAGCGCTCCTTCGCCTGCCGAAGGTTTTGAAGTATTGCTGATCACCGGCATGAGCGGTGCGGGGCGATCGCATGCGGCCAACAGTATTGAGGATATGGGCTGGTATGTGGTCGATAACATGCCTCCCAAACTGTTGGTGCCGCTGGTCGACATGATGACCACCGGAGCCAACATCCATAAGCTTGCGGCAGTCGTGGATGTTCGTTCCCGCGATTATTTCGACGATTTGTCCGCAGTGCTCAGCCATTTGGATGATCTTGGTGTGAAAACACGCATCCTGTTTCTTGATGCCAGCAACGAGGTGCTGATCAAACGATACGAATCCGTACGCAGGCCGCATCCGCTGCAACAGGGCAACCGGCTGATCGACGGCATTCTCGAGGAACGTGACCTTCTTGAGAATCTCAAGGAGCGTGCAGACATCGTCATTGACACGTCGTCATTGAGCATCCACCAACTGTCTACGAAACTATATGAGGCCATGCTTGGATCTGGGCCGACCACGGTTTCCGTGCACATCTTCAGTTTCGGTTTCAAATATGGCATTCCCATCGACGCCGATTTTGTCGCCGACGTGAGATTTCTGCCGAACCCATTCTGGGTGCCGGAGTTGCGTTCGCTCACTGGACGAGACAAGGCAGTCAGCGATTACGTGCTTTCCAGCGAAGGTGCCGCCGATTTCCTTGACGCATACGAAAAAGCGATCGCGATCGCGATCGAAGGGTATGCGCAGGAAGATAAACATTATGTGACGATTGCAATCGGCTGCACCGGAGGACAGCATCGTTCCGTTGCGATGAGCGAGGCCTTGGCCAAACGCTTGCGCGCGAGAGGGCTATCGGTTTCTGTTTCCGCACGTGAGCTTGATAAGCGGTAA